The proteins below are encoded in one region of Bremerella sp. P1:
- a CDS encoding LamG-like jellyroll fold domain-containing protein has translation MSQPTPTQLEREARLAVDRLVDGQMTHEEFADLERRLISDQQFRTAYVEQSDLQTELEYHLRSYPPLTINSSQPTSRSWGIPFAIALSILLLLGLANLYFIDSWKLAFMGDPMLDYTETQLVGQGPIAIVISRSEEEGAESPLQVGDRVKPGALRLNRGDLRLEFLSGVRVELTGPAEMHLLTEHQATLLSGQAGVVTPPDSDSFSLNGPVSAVAVGSSEFVFRVEGPNRGEVDVYQGEVMASLLGPSGDTLLNELVLSNHSASFIDGELAVSAKTFNESDRVDTLPVDNLYLNPTDQYAEAVKADRPLVYWRFEDSDVIGDRVVNHVGDHHHGVIHSANDGSIEISRGRIRFSKSNKGRHLGMSEPIEGINRRDFSIEFWVRTDRMHWGTFFGLLPETQADPKKESHLCVIEYANHTNVVHRPATIRMLYRYPPTTYEGGKNVFSPNSCTPGIWTHIVAVKTPEAIRLYCNGQLQVNLDDLDFDDSSPYTAVLGQLDSVRPMRQLEGQLDEVAIYEKALTEEQIRHHYEVITGPPKT, from the coding sequence ATGTCTCAACCGACACCAACTCAACTCGAACGTGAAGCACGCCTGGCAGTCGACCGTCTGGTCGATGGTCAGATGACTCACGAAGAATTTGCGGACCTGGAGCGTCGGTTGATCTCAGACCAGCAGTTCCGCACGGCCTATGTCGAGCAGTCCGATCTGCAGACAGAACTGGAATACCATTTACGGTCGTATCCACCGCTGACCATCAACTCCAGCCAGCCTACTTCGCGTTCGTGGGGCATTCCCTTTGCGATCGCGTTATCGATTTTACTGCTGTTGGGGTTGGCCAACCTCTATTTCATCGACTCGTGGAAGCTCGCCTTTATGGGCGACCCGATGCTCGATTACACCGAAACCCAACTGGTGGGTCAGGGACCAATTGCGATTGTGATCAGCCGCAGCGAGGAAGAGGGTGCCGAATCGCCGCTGCAAGTTGGCGATCGCGTCAAACCGGGTGCCCTGCGGTTGAATCGCGGTGACCTGCGGCTCGAATTCCTCTCAGGCGTGCGTGTTGAACTGACTGGTCCGGCCGAGATGCACCTGCTTACCGAGCACCAGGCAACCTTGCTCAGTGGACAGGCCGGCGTGGTTACGCCTCCCGATTCCGACTCGTTCTCGCTCAATGGACCGGTATCTGCTGTGGCCGTTGGATCGAGTGAGTTCGTTTTCCGCGTCGAAGGACCTAACCGCGGGGAAGTCGATGTCTACCAGGGAGAAGTGATGGCGTCTCTCCTGGGTCCCTCCGGCGATACGCTGTTGAATGAATTGGTTTTGTCAAACCACTCGGCGTCCTTCATCGACGGGGAACTGGCCGTCTCAGCCAAGACATTCAATGAATCGGATCGAGTCGATACGCTTCCGGTGGACAACCTCTACTTGAACCCGACCGATCAATATGCCGAGGCCGTTAAAGCAGATCGCCCGCTTGTTTATTGGCGTTTTGAAGATAGTGATGTCATCGGCGACCGGGTCGTGAATCACGTGGGTGATCATCACCATGGCGTGATTCACTCGGCTAACGACGGCTCAATAGAGATCAGCCGTGGACGCATTCGCTTTTCCAAAAGCAATAAGGGCCGCCACCTGGGCATGAGTGAACCCATCGAGGGAATCAATCGTCGCGATTTTTCGATTGAGTTTTGGGTACGCACGGATAGGATGCACTGGGGAACCTTTTTCGGACTGCTGCCCGAGACGCAAGCCGATCCCAAGAAAGAGAGCCACCTGTGTGTCATTGAATATGCCAACCACACGAACGTGGTTCATCGCCCTGCCACGATTCGGATGCTTTATCGCTATCCGCCAACCACCTACGAAGGCGGCAAGAATGTGTTTAGTCCCAACTCCTGTACGCCAGGCATTTGGACGCACATCGTTGCCGTGAAGACTCCAGAAGCGATTCGCTTGTATTGCAACGGTCAACTCCAAGTCAATCTGGACGACCTCGACTTTGACGATTCCTCGCCGTACACAGCCGTGCTGGGACAACTTGATTCAGTTCGACCAATGCGGCAACTCGAAGGGCAGCTCGATGAAGTTGCCATTTACGAGAAAGCCCTGACGGAAGAACAGATCCGTCACCACTACGAAGTGATCACTGGCCCGCCTAAGACCTAA
- a CDS encoding sigma-70 family RNA polymerase sigma factor, with protein MAESPPSHRDPTPFVELIVKFERPLMRYIRSSVPRLDDAEEVWQATAIVLWEKFEEFDHEREFLPWAQKFAYFESLKQRRKIARDRMVFSESAMQAIADTHQSSQEHLDRRSRALKICMDSLGSKDLALLRSRYDSEITIGELAGQMETTAKTLYRRLDRIRDKLAQCVRRRVALAEE; from the coding sequence ATGGCCGAGTCCCCCCCTTCGCATCGAGATCCGACCCCTTTCGTTGAATTGATTGTGAAATTCGAAAGGCCCTTGATGCGCTACATCCGGTCCTCAGTCCCCAGACTAGACGACGCAGAAGAAGTGTGGCAGGCGACGGCGATCGTCTTGTGGGAGAAGTTTGAAGAGTTTGATCACGAGCGAGAATTCCTTCCTTGGGCACAGAAATTCGCCTACTTCGAGTCGCTCAAGCAGCGACGCAAGATTGCCCGCGACCGGATGGTTTTCTCCGAAAGTGCGATGCAAGCCATCGCGGATACGCATCAAAGCTCGCAGGAACATCTCGATCGACGAAGTCGCGCCTTGAAGATCTGCATGGATTCGCTGGGCAGTAAAGACCTGGCGCTGCTCCGATCTCGGTATGACTCTGAGATCACCATCGGGGAACTCGCCGGGCAGATGGAAACGACCGCCAAGACCTTGTACCGCCGCCTGGACCGGATCCGCGATAAGCTGGCTCAATGCGTCCGCCGACGTGTGGCCTTGGCAGAAGAATAA
- a CDS encoding sulfatase-like hydrolase/transferase, with product MKTPIRTYIAATLFVAIGLLATNVSAASKDPAKPNVVILFSDDAGYNEFSLHGAELFPTPRINSIAANGVRFTNGYVSGTVCSPSRAGLLTGRYQNRFGHEFNIPPVYSDSNGLPLEETTIADVMKQAGYQTIALGKWHLGYAPKFHPMERGFTDFYGFLQGARSYFPLEKPTRLNQLLRDREPVRPESFEYMTDELAIAAADYISKSEDRPVFMYVAFNAIHTPNHVLQSDLASLGEDTRQAKHRAMTIALDRAVGTVLDAIDQQGIKDNTIVIFLNDNGGATGHDNTPLRGKKGSAWEGGIRVPFVMQWPAKLPRGKVIDEPVIALDIFPTVMKAAGVSQSPGLPLDGTDLTPFLTGKTQTAPHDTLFWKSGANWAVREGNLKLVVANGGSGKPELYDLSEDAEEKINIAAQHPDQVKKMETMYQQWKKDFPAPTWGGGRKKK from the coding sequence ATGAAAACTCCCATCAGAACCTATATCGCCGCCACGTTGTTCGTGGCTATTGGTCTTCTTGCCACGAATGTATCGGCTGCGAGCAAAGATCCTGCAAAACCGAACGTGGTCATCCTTTTCTCGGATGATGCAGGCTACAACGAATTCTCCCTGCATGGGGCCGAACTCTTTCCCACACCACGCATCAACTCGATCGCGGCCAACGGGGTTCGCTTCACTAACGGCTATGTCTCTGGTACCGTCTGCAGTCCATCGCGTGCAGGGCTTCTCACCGGCCGGTATCAGAATCGTTTTGGACACGAGTTCAACATCCCACCCGTATATAGCGACTCGAATGGTCTGCCCCTTGAAGAAACGACCATCGCGGACGTGATGAAGCAGGCCGGCTACCAAACGATTGCCCTGGGGAAATGGCACCTTGGGTATGCTCCCAAATTCCATCCCATGGAACGAGGCTTCACCGATTTCTATGGCTTTCTGCAAGGGGCCCGAAGCTACTTCCCGCTTGAAAAGCCGACGCGTCTGAACCAGCTACTGCGTGATCGCGAGCCAGTGCGGCCCGAAAGCTTCGAATACATGACCGATGAATTGGCAATCGCTGCAGCGGACTACATTTCCAAGAGCGAAGATCGCCCGGTGTTCATGTACGTTGCCTTCAACGCGATTCATACGCCGAATCATGTTCTTCAATCCGATCTCGCTTCCCTCGGGGAAGATACCCGACAGGCCAAGCACCGAGCGATGACGATCGCCCTCGATCGCGCCGTGGGAACGGTCCTGGACGCGATCGACCAGCAAGGCATCAAGGACAACACCATTGTCATCTTCCTGAACGACAACGGCGGCGCGACCGGGCATGACAATACGCCCCTGCGTGGTAAGAAAGGTTCGGCCTGGGAAGGGGGCATCCGTGTTCCCTTTGTCATGCAGTGGCCCGCCAAGCTCCCGCGAGGCAAGGTCATCGACGAACCAGTCATCGCGCTGGACATCTTCCCCACAGTCATGAAAGCCGCTGGCGTTTCCCAGTCGCCGGGCCTGCCGCTGGATGGCACCGACCTGACTCCATTTTTGACCGGTAAAACCCAAACGGCACCGCATGACACGCTGTTCTGGAAAAGCGGTGCCAATTGGGCTGTCCGCGAGGGCAACCTGAAACTGGTCGTCGCCAATGGCGGTTCCGGCAAACCAGAACTTTACGACCTGAGCGAGGACGCCGAGGAAAAGATCAACATCGCCGCCCAGCATCCAGACCAAGTCAAGAAGATGGAAACGATGTACCAACAGTGGAAGAAGGACTTCCCTGCCCCTACATGGGGTGGTGGCCGTAAGAAGAAATGA
- a CDS encoding FecR domain-containing protein, with protein sequence MSDKSKFVALCNAVLEGHATEAEVAEFQETLRDDPESRHAYREQMKIHAYLTWQHGRAAVDESLVISAKPDAPVAPRSWNVPFLSMALSLLLLAAGLTGWWLSSSSGVPLVVISATDSELAKGTRIHRNLIEFNEGSLRFRLDSGAEVEAIGPVKFELVSDMFLRVTHGSITVDVGDDAVGFQVETAEAQIVDLGTRFGVSVRDSGETDVVVFEGAVDVHSPPKKSKPSSPIANLKEGEAIRVDKGSGSQRLTSVVVRGDRNEVLAGNKDPVPVIVDITDNGKHKRKNRCYSVRVGGLGPPTKSYVGLGLPKWRPLEGKRFPVPMRGADVVVMYSQDRYHPNLEYYVELAVPSRLFAWHDARLKAPDWLTQDFQKTDMKLRSGPWAPSNDIISSIEVSDGEDIYVEYEVWQRDVPAGTVTLGGNHNRSRSVRYAMYGFAAKALEE encoded by the coding sequence ATGAGTGATAAAAGCAAGTTCGTCGCACTTTGCAACGCGGTACTCGAAGGCCACGCAACCGAAGCTGAAGTTGCCGAATTTCAGGAGACCCTCCGAGACGATCCCGAGTCGCGTCATGCCTATCGCGAGCAGATGAAGATTCATGCCTACCTGACGTGGCAACACGGCCGTGCCGCGGTCGATGAGTCATTGGTCATTTCGGCGAAACCTGATGCACCCGTGGCACCTCGGTCCTGGAATGTCCCGTTTCTCAGCATGGCCCTCTCACTACTCCTCCTGGCCGCAGGTCTTACCGGGTGGTGGTTATCGTCATCCAGTGGCGTTCCGCTGGTTGTGATCTCCGCAACCGACTCGGAACTGGCCAAGGGAACCCGCATCCATCGCAATCTGATCGAGTTCAATGAAGGCTCCTTGAGGTTCCGTCTCGATTCTGGGGCAGAAGTCGAAGCGATTGGTCCCGTCAAGTTCGAGCTTGTGAGTGACATGTTTCTGCGTGTCACTCACGGTAGCATCACCGTCGACGTTGGAGATGACGCAGTCGGATTTCAGGTAGAAACCGCCGAAGCGCAGATTGTCGATCTGGGAACACGATTCGGTGTTTCCGTTCGGGACTCTGGCGAGACCGACGTGGTAGTCTTTGAGGGGGCAGTCGATGTTCATTCACCGCCTAAGAAGTCGAAACCTTCCAGTCCGATCGCGAACCTGAAAGAAGGCGAAGCGATTCGAGTCGACAAGGGAAGCGGTTCCCAACGACTAACGAGCGTTGTCGTACGAGGGGATCGCAACGAAGTTCTCGCCGGCAACAAAGATCCTGTCCCGGTGATCGTCGATATTACCGACAACGGAAAACACAAACGAAAGAATCGCTGTTACAGTGTGCGTGTCGGAGGATTGGGACCACCGACCAAGAGCTACGTGGGCCTTGGACTTCCGAAGTGGCGTCCCTTGGAGGGAAAGCGTTTCCCGGTTCCCATGCGTGGTGCCGATGTCGTTGTGATGTATTCCCAAGACCGATATCATCCCAACCTCGAATACTACGTCGAGCTTGCCGTCCCCAGTCGCTTGTTTGCTTGGCACGATGCACGCTTGAAAGCGCCTGACTGGCTAACCCAGGATTTTCAAAAGACGGACATGAAGCTAAGAAGCGGTCCGTGGGCTCCTTCCAATGATATTATTTCGAGTATTGAAGTATCGGACGGGGAAGACATCTATGTCGAATATGAAGTCTGGCAGCGTGACGTCCCTGCTGGCACCGTCACCCTCGGCGGCAATCACAACCGGTCCCGCAGCGTGCGATACGCCATGTATGGCTTTGCTGCCAAAGCCTTGGAAGAGTAA
- a CDS encoding sigma-70 family RNA polymerase sigma factor → MESISPSTSEASGISPDFAQHLIASQSALYAFIASLMGGVSEANDVLQETNLKLCNKASDYDPAQPFLRWAYVFARFEVMAWRKKQSRSRIVLDDELVALIASDWEGTAGDSTQQLVALEGCLDKLPQQQRDLLDARYGRGEAVQDIAARQCRTENAMSALFYRVRKSLADCIELALRREAYE, encoded by the coding sequence ATGGAATCGATCTCGCCTTCAACCTCGGAAGCTTCCGGGATTTCCCCCGACTTTGCCCAACACCTGATTGCCAGTCAGAGTGCCTTGTATGCGTTTATTGCTTCCCTAATGGGTGGCGTTTCTGAGGCTAACGACGTGCTGCAAGAGACCAACCTAAAACTTTGCAACAAGGCAAGCGACTACGATCCCGCGCAACCGTTTCTTCGCTGGGCGTACGTCTTTGCACGATTCGAAGTCATGGCCTGGCGAAAGAAGCAATCTCGGTCGCGAATTGTCCTCGACGATGAACTGGTTGCCCTCATCGCTTCCGACTGGGAAGGCACCGCCGGCGACTCGACTCAACAACTTGTCGCTCTCGAAGGATGCCTTGATAAACTGCCCCAACAGCAGCGCGATCTGCTCGACGCCCGTTACGGTCGCGGCGAAGCCGTGCAAGATATCGCCGCGCGTCAATGCCGTACCGAAAATGCGATGTCGGCACTGTTTTATCGCGTCCGCAAGTCACTGGCGGATTGCATCGAATTGGCCCTTCGTCGGGAGGCCTACGAATGA
- a CDS encoding YybH family protein produces MKRLFSGLLVALLLCGPGWSQDSTPSAPADEEKVKEVQEDASPASAEEVPDVGEAIVEIELVLTEDEAAILAAVDSYAEAFNKGDAKALAGHWTENGEFVTPAGNVLKGRKALEEDFTAYFAENSGVKLELIETQIKMLSPHVASETGIARVILEGEAPSETSYEAIHVKSAEGWRIDSVKEDAPRETPPTHYQKLQALEWMIGTWVDNAEEGITIETTGRWTTNSNFIVRTFRVFIQDRVDFEGTQVVGWDPSIGAIRSWTFDSDGGFGVGRWSNSGSRWTVQALNVLPDGRRGSSTNIYDLLDENTIEFKSIGRQVDGELLPSIDTFTIVRAAE; encoded by the coding sequence ATGAAACGCTTATTCTCGGGTCTTTTGGTGGCCCTGCTGCTGTGCGGGCCAGGTTGGTCTCAAGATTCCACTCCGTCGGCTCCTGCTGACGAAGAGAAAGTGAAGGAGGTACAGGAAGACGCTTCACCTGCGTCTGCCGAAGAAGTTCCAGACGTGGGGGAGGCCATCGTTGAAATTGAGTTGGTCCTGACCGAAGACGAAGCCGCGATCTTGGCGGCAGTCGACTCGTACGCCGAGGCATTCAATAAGGGAGATGCCAAGGCCTTAGCAGGGCATTGGACCGAAAATGGTGAGTTTGTCACTCCAGCAGGCAATGTCCTGAAGGGACGTAAGGCCTTGGAAGAAGATTTCACGGCGTACTTCGCGGAGAATTCTGGAGTGAAGTTGGAGTTGATTGAGACGCAGATCAAGATGCTTTCTCCTCACGTGGCTTCCGAAACGGGCATTGCCCGGGTGATTCTCGAAGGCGAGGCTCCCAGCGAGACGAGTTACGAGGCCATTCACGTAAAATCAGCGGAGGGATGGCGGATTGATAGTGTTAAGGAAGACGCCCCTCGCGAGACCCCACCGACCCACTACCAAAAGCTTCAGGCCCTCGAGTGGATGATTGGAACATGGGTCGACAACGCCGAAGAAGGCATAACGATCGAAACCACCGGTCGCTGGACAACAAACAGTAACTTCATCGTCCGTACATTCCGCGTGTTCATTCAGGATCGAGTCGACTTCGAGGGGACCCAGGTCGTTGGTTGGGACCCGAGTATCGGCGCAATTCGTTCGTGGACGTTCGATTCCGATGGTGGTTTTGGCGTCGGTCGCTGGTCGAATTCCGGCAGTCGTTGGACGGTCCAGGCACTGAATGTCCTGCCGGACGGCCGCCGAGGATCGTCGACCAATATCTATGACCTTTTGGACGAAAATACGATCGAATTCAAATCGATCGGTCGCCAAGTCGATGGGGAACTACTTCCCAGTATCGACACGTTCACGATTGTACGAGCCGCCGAATAA
- a CDS encoding sulfatase family protein codes for MNLITKTLLACCVIPLSLISVTYSQAVEKSQPNILFLFTDDQAPWALEASGHPHAVTPNMDSLVKEGAYLTNAFTVTPVCSPSRASLISGRYGSELGITDWIHPQREPKLGLPTDTTTWVQLLQKAGYHTGLVGKWHLGTPDSMHPTKFGYDYFMGFRTGGAPTKDPTLEKDGKNEKMEGLTTDILTDYALEFLKSAPSDKPFCLSLHYRAPHTRWLPVAEEDWAPFAELDPTIPNPDYPNLDVPRVKRMTREYLASVAGVDRNVGRILQLLKDKGLDENTIVIFSSDHGYNMGHNGIWHKGNGHWVLTKNPKATENIPNGQRPNMYDNSIRIPTIIRWPGTVKPGIRIEQTVSNLDWFPTLLEMAGVEMPSDVKVHGKSIVPILQGKDIDWDNEFYAEYSTKHQSHTHMRMIRTPEWKLIRDFLNEGRDELYHLTDDPAEANNLINSDSPEVKAIIKELDAKILDNMKAINDPVLASASSK; via the coding sequence ATGAATTTGATCACAAAGACGCTCCTCGCATGTTGCGTGATTCCCTTAAGTCTCATATCCGTAACCTACTCTCAGGCAGTCGAGAAATCGCAACCGAACATCCTGTTCCTCTTCACCGACGACCAGGCCCCCTGGGCGCTCGAGGCCTCTGGGCATCCTCACGCGGTCACTCCCAACATGGACTCCCTGGTCAAAGAAGGCGCTTACCTGACCAACGCGTTTACAGTGACGCCTGTTTGCAGTCCGTCGCGGGCATCGTTGATTTCTGGGCGATATGGCTCGGAACTGGGAATCACCGACTGGATTCACCCGCAACGCGAACCAAAACTCGGCCTTCCCACGGATACGACGACCTGGGTTCAGCTCCTGCAGAAGGCTGGGTACCACACCGGCCTGGTCGGCAAGTGGCACTTGGGAACGCCGGATTCGATGCATCCCACCAAGTTTGGCTACGACTACTTCATGGGCTTCCGCACCGGTGGCGCACCGACGAAGGATCCTACCCTGGAAAAGGATGGCAAGAACGAAAAGATGGAAGGTCTAACCACCGACATCCTGACGGACTACGCTCTCGAATTCCTCAAGAGCGCCCCATCCGACAAACCGTTTTGCTTGTCGCTGCACTATCGTGCTCCCCATACCCGATGGCTTCCTGTCGCCGAGGAAGATTGGGCCCCGTTTGCCGAACTGGATCCAACGATTCCAAATCCCGATTACCCGAACCTGGACGTCCCTCGCGTAAAACGCATGACGCGTGAGTACCTGGCAAGTGTCGCCGGGGTTGATCGCAATGTTGGTCGTATCTTGCAACTGCTGAAGGATAAAGGCCTCGACGAAAACACGATCGTCATCTTTTCCAGCGATCACGGCTACAACATGGGACACAACGGAATCTGGCACAAGGGAAACGGGCACTGGGTACTAACCAAGAACCCAAAGGCGACCGAGAATATTCCCAACGGTCAGCGTCCTAATATGTATGACAATTCAATCCGAATTCCTACTATCATTCGCTGGCCCGGTACGGTTAAGCCAGGCATCCGAATTGAACAGACGGTCTCCAATCTCGATTGGTTTCCGACGCTGCTGGAGATGGCCGGAGTTGAGATGCCATCGGACGTGAAAGTCCACGGCAAGAGCATCGTTCCGATCCTCCAAGGAAAGGATATCGACTGGGACAATGAATTCTACGCCGAGTACAGCACTAAGCATCAGTCGCACACTCACATGCGAATGATTCGCACGCCTGAGTGGAAATTAATTCGCGACTTCTTGAATGAAGGTCGCGATGAACTCTACCACCTGACCGATGATCCGGCAGAGGCGAACAACCTGATCAACTCCGATTCGCCTGAAGTTAAGGCAATCATCAAAGAGCTCGACGCAAAGATTCTCGACAACATGAAGGCGATCAACGATCCCGTCCTGGCTTCCGCTTCGTCGAAGTAA
- a CDS encoding class I SAM-dependent methyltransferase, with amino-acid sequence MNPKHTISLTTLQKTLLITLHAKALESQFQDSILNDHYAARAAEQIDFNFSRFRLSHNAIVALAIRAKALDLWTQEFLQENRQANVVHLGCGLDSRQARLSPGEDVAWWEVDYPEVVSLREKIYEEQPGCHLLGANILDDDWLQAIPSDVPTIVVAEGVLPYFSEAKATRLLSNIVSHFSAGQIAFDAYNRWGVMWLNQLPIMRQTQEKLHWAVDDPRKLEVAVQQLRLKEENTNGLPDFVKRAGFWSRTAFRLSRGISPFKRMGQLLLYDFGTL; translated from the coding sequence GTGAATCCCAAACATACGATTTCGCTGACGACTCTGCAGAAGACGCTTTTGATTACGCTTCATGCCAAGGCGCTAGAAAGTCAGTTCCAGGATTCCATCTTGAATGATCACTATGCGGCGAGGGCCGCGGAGCAGATCGATTTCAACTTCTCTAGGTTTAGGCTCTCGCATAACGCGATTGTTGCGTTGGCAATTCGAGCAAAGGCGCTGGACCTGTGGACGCAAGAATTCCTGCAGGAAAACAGGCAGGCAAATGTCGTTCACCTCGGATGTGGACTCGATAGCCGCCAGGCTCGCTTGAGTCCTGGTGAGGATGTGGCCTGGTGGGAAGTCGACTATCCCGAAGTGGTTTCACTTCGCGAAAAGATCTACGAGGAGCAGCCAGGTTGCCACTTGCTGGGTGCGAACATTCTGGACGACGACTGGTTACAAGCGATCCCTTCCGATGTGCCGACGATCGTGGTAGCCGAAGGCGTTCTGCCCTACTTTTCCGAAGCGAAAGCAACCAGGCTGCTTTCCAATATCGTATCGCACTTCTCTGCCGGACAGATTGCCTTTGACGCCTACAACCGATGGGGTGTGATGTGGTTGAATCAGTTGCCCATCATGCGACAAACGCAAGAGAAGTTGCATTGGGCCGTTGACGATCCCCGGAAACTGGAAGTCGCCGTGCAGCAGTTGAGATTGAAAGAGGAGAACACCAACGGGCTACCAGACTTCGTCAAGCGAGCTGGATTCTGGTCGCGGACCGCATTCCGGCTGAGCCGTGGTATCTCCCCCTTCAAAAGAATGGGGCAGCTACTGCTCTACGACTTCGGAACTTTGTGA
- a CDS encoding potassium channel family protein, giving the protein MSAKLTSAERGDEIRFSILLASLIIAVVIAPLLETTRLGDLIQLSCLTLVFVSAVIINWRHRTKLSLFAAAAIVSLAFHWWAFFFPSDGASALSYVASFFFLGFTAVILLKSIITRGEVSLNEILGSICVYLLLGLMWALGYAGLVFFQASPFDIPAPPVGETPEHHPTLATLLYFSFVTMSTLGYGDITPQTDLARTLTWTQSVTGQFYLAVLVARLVSAMPRQDRSQSSEVVEQ; this is encoded by the coding sequence ATGTCCGCGAAACTGACATCCGCGGAAAGGGGAGATGAGATTCGATTCTCAATTCTCCTGGCTTCGCTCATCATCGCCGTGGTCATCGCACCACTCTTGGAAACAACACGACTAGGAGACTTGATTCAACTCAGTTGTTTAACCCTCGTCTTTGTCTCCGCGGTCATTATTAATTGGAGGCACCGAACGAAACTCTCGTTATTCGCGGCTGCCGCAATCGTTTCTTTGGCGTTTCATTGGTGGGCCTTCTTTTTCCCCAGCGACGGCGCTTCCGCCCTAAGTTATGTCGCGAGTTTCTTTTTTCTCGGTTTCACAGCCGTAATTCTGCTCAAATCGATCATCACCCGAGGTGAAGTATCTCTCAACGAGATCCTTGGATCGATTTGTGTCTATCTTCTGTTGGGTCTGATGTGGGCGCTAGGATACGCTGGCTTGGTATTCTTTCAAGCCAGCCCCTTTGACATCCCCGCACCACCTGTTGGCGAAACGCCTGAGCATCATCCGACCTTAGCCACGTTGCTTTACTTCAGCTTTGTTACCATGTCGACCCTTGGCTATGGTGACATCACTCCGCAGACCGACTTGGCTCGGACGCTAACGTGGACGCAGTCGGTCACAGGCCAATTCTATCTGGCCGTGTTGGTGGCTCGCCTTGTCAGCGCGATGCCTAGACAGGATCGGTCACAAAGTTCCGAAGTCGTAGAGCAGTAG